The genomic segment ATCTGGCCGCCCAGGCCGTGGACGTGAAGGGCGTCAAGGTGGTGGCGGCCGCCATCGACGGCGCCGGCGCGCCAGCCCTGCGGGAGGCGGTCGACAGGCTGAAGGGGAAGCTGAAGAGCGCCGTCGTGGTGCTGGGCTCGGTGGAGGGTCAGAAGGTGACGCTCATTGCCGGCGTCACCAGCGACCTCACGGGCAAGGTGAGCGCCGGGGAGCTGGTGAACTACGTGGCGGGCCAGGTGGGCGGAAGAGGGGGGGGCAGGCCGGACCTGGCTCAAGCCGGGGGCAGCGACCCGGCCAAGCTGCCTACGGCGTTAAAGGGGGTGGCTTCGTGGGTGCGAGAGCGGCTTTACAAGTGAGGTCCGGCCTGTTCGGCCGCGCCCGCGCCGGCGCTTGCGCGATACCGTGGCGCGGCCGATGGCCGTCTCTGGTCCAAGCCGGGGGCAACGATCCAGCGAAACTGCCTTCGGCACTGAAGGCGGTGACCGCGTGGATTGAGGAGCGGCTCTAGAGAATGAGGTCCGGCCTGGTTCGGCCGCGCCGGCGGCTCGCGCGGCTCTGGGTAAGGTAAGGCTCCATGGGCCGCAAAATGAAAGGATGGAACTGAATGGCAGATACGCCTTCCACGACCAAGACTTTCCGGCGCCCGGAGGTGACCGTCGAGGCGCTCAATCGGCGCAGCCCCGGCCGTCTGCCTGGCCTGGTGGGCATGGAGGTGCTGCAGGTGGAAGAAGGCCGGCTGGAAGCGCGGCTGTCAGTGCGGCCGGAGCTCATGGCCACCAATGGCTTTTTGCATGCAGCCACCGTGGTCGCGTTGGCCGACACCTCTTGCGGCTATGCGACGCTCGCCCATCTGCCGGAGGGCGCTTCCGGCTTCACCACGATCGAGCTCAAGATCAACCTGCTGGGCACCGTGCGGGAAGGCGGCATCCGGTCGGTAGCGCAAGCCCAGCACTTGGGCAGAAGCACCCAAGTCTGGGATGCGGTGGTGACCGACGAGACGACCGGCCGCAAGATCGCCCTCTTCCGTTGCACCGAGATGATTCTCTACAAGAGCTAGCAGGCCGGCGCGCGCGATGGGGGAGCTGGCCTCATGGACTGATTACACCCGGTTCCTGGTCACCCTCACCGCTGTCCTCGATCCGTTCTTTATCGTCCCGTTCTTTCTCGCCTTCACGGCGGACTGGAACCCCCGCGAGCGTCGGCGTCTCGCCCATGTGATCACGCTTACCGTCGCGGCGGTGCTCATCGGCTTCGCGGTGGCAGGCGAGACGATGCTCAGATTTCTCGGCGGCAGCCTCGCTTCCTTCCGGGTGGGGGGAGGGCTCGTGCTGCTGCTGATGGCGCTCGCCATGCTGAACGCCGAGCCCGGCGGCCTGCGCCAGTCGCGGAAGGAAGCCCTCGAATTTGAGGCTCACGCAACCGGAGGCGTGGTTCCCCTTGCCGTGCCCCTTCTCGCCGGGCCCGGCGCCATCAGCACGGTCATCATCGCGGTGGAGCAAGGGGGGCTCGCGCATAAGCTGGCCATCCTAGGCTGCATCCTGGCGGTGTGCGTCCTGCTCTGGATCGTGCTAAGGCTCGCCGCGCCCATCGGCAACCGGCTGGGAACCACCGGCCTCAACGTGGCCACCCGCCTGCTAGGGCTGCTCCTGACCGCCATTGCCGTGGAAACCATGGCAGTGGGCTTGAAGGAGCTGTTTCCAGGGCTGGAAGGATGAGAGGAAAAAGAGAGGGAGGATGATTGAAAGTTCTCATCGCGCCTGACTCCCTTACTGCTCAGAACGGTAGCTGAGCGTCAGGTTTCGCTTCCAGGATAACGCGGCGGAATTCCTCCTGGATTCTTTTCAGCGCAGGCTCGTTGTCGGCCTCGAAGCGCAGCACCACTACGGGCGTCGTGTTGGAGGAGCGCGCGAGCCCGAAGCCGTCCCTGTACTCGACGCGCAGGCCATCGATGGTGATGACCTGCTCGGCGCCGGGGAATCGGGCGGTGCCCTGGAGCTTTTCGATCAGCGCGTAGTTCTCACCTTCCTGGAGCTTGATCTGTAGCTCCGGCGTGGAGACTGCGTCGGGGATGGCGTGGAGCGTCCCCGTCACGTCCTTCTGCCGGGACAGGTATTCCAGCAGCCGCGCGCCCGCGTAGAGCCCATCGTCGAAGCCGTACCAGCGCTCCTTGAAGAAGATGTGGCCGCTCATCTCGCCGGCGAGAAGCGCTCCCGTCTCCCGCATCTTGGCCTTGATGAACGAGTGGCCGGTTTTGCACATGACCGGCCGGCCGCCATGGCGCTCGATCCAAGGCGCCAGGTTGCGGGTCGACTTCACATCGAAGATGACCTGGGCGCCCGGATTGCGCGAGAGCACATCGGCGGCAAACAGCATCAATTGGCGGTCGGGATAGATGATCCGACCGTCCTTGGTGACCACGCCCAGCCGGTCCCCGTCGCCGTCGAAGGCGAGCCCCAGTTCCGCGTCGCTGGTGGCAAGCACCCGCCTCAGGTCCTCCAGGTTTTCCGGCACCGACGGATCGGGATGGTGGTTCGGGAAGGCGCCGTCCACCTCGCAGAAAAGCTCGACCACCTCGCAGCCGAGCCGTCGGTAGAGCTCGGGGGCAAAGGCGCCTGCCACGCCGTTGCCGCAGTCCACGGCGATCTTCATCTTGCGCGCGAGCTTCACGTCTCCGGTGATGCGGTTGAAGTAGGCCTCGCGGATGTCGTGGGTGCGGTAGCTGCCGTTGCCAGTTGCGAGGTTTCCTCTCTCCAGTCTCACCCGCAATGCCTGGATCGCTTCCCCGGCCAGCGTCTCGCCGTCCAGCACGATCTTGAGACCGTTGTAGTCCGGCGGGTTGTGGCTGCCTGTCAGCATGACGCCGGAATGGGTCTTGAGCTCATAGGTGGCGAAGTAGAGAACCGGTGTGGCCACTTGGCCCACGTCGATCACTTCCACGCCGCTCCGCATGAGCCCTTTGGCCAACGCCCGGGCGAGATCGGGCCCGGACAGCCGCCCGTCGCGGCCGATCACCACCGCCGTCCGGCCGCGGGCGCGGGCTTCCGAGCCGATGGCCTGGCCAATGCCCTCCACGATGGCGGGCGTCAGCGTCTTTCCGACGATGCCGCGCACGTCGTAGGCCTTGAAGATTTCCCTCGGGTAATCGGTCACCGGCGTCACAGCATTTCTCCTCGCAGTGGTTTATTCGTCCGATGTTACCGCAATTGTCCTGCGGCCTTGGACGGGTTCGGGCAGATGGCCAGAGAAAAAGCTCAGCAGTCGCCGCGGCAGCCATTGCAGGTGGCCCGGAAACGGACCGGAGACGAATCCCGCGTGTCCGCCCGCGGGCGACACCTCGAGGGTGACGGCGGAGGAGACTTCTGGCGGACGAGGCAACGCCGATTCGGGCAGGAACGGGTCGTTGCGGGCGTGGACGATCAGCGTTGGCACGGCGATGCCGGTCAGATGAGGCTTGCAACTCGCCCGTGCCCAGTAGTCATCGGCGTCCCGGAAGCCGTGTAGCGGCGCCGTCACCACGTCGTCGAAAGCGTGCAGCGTGCGCGCTTGCTTGACGAGGGAGGCGGGATAGAGCCCGGGAAAGCGTTCCAACTTGGCAAGGCTTTTGCGCTTGAGCCGGCGCAGGAAATAGCGGGTGTAGATGCGGTTGAACCCCCGCTCCAGTTGGCGCCCGGCCGCAGTGAGGTCGAACGGCACCGACACGGCGGCGGCGGCGTCGAGCGCTCGGCGGGCATGGTGGCCCTGCTCGCCCAGCCACTTCAGGAGCGCATTGCCTCCCAGGGACACGCCCACGGCGAACAGCGGCGTATCCGGCTCTTGCGTCTTCAGCCGGTTCAACACCCACGCCACGTGTTCCGTATCTCCTGAATGGTAGGCCCGTGGGAGACGATTCAGCTCGCCGCCACAGCCGCGGAAATGGGCCACCAGTCCACGCCAACCCCACCCCTTCACCTCGTGCATGAGGGCAAGGGCGTAATGGCTGCGGGAGCACCCTTCCAGGCCGTGGAATAGCACGAGCCGGGGGCCGCTGCCAGGGGTGTCGAGCCAGTCCACAGCCACGACGTCCCCGTCGGGCGTGTCCCAATGGCTGCGCTTGAGCCGCACCGAAGGCTTGGGGCATAGGGTCGCTGCGTAAATGGTCTGCAAATGCCCGCCCGGCAGCCAGGGCGGCGGCCGATAAGGGGCGGGAGGGATCAGCGATCGGCTCATGGCCGCTTTCGGGCGGCAGGCAATCAGTGGAGTACGGTGGCCACCGGCTCGTCGTCGGGCGGCGCCTGGCCGGAGCCGGGCGAGGCATGGTGCAGCACCATGCGCCAGCCCCCGGAGGTGAGGACGTACACGTTGGTGGCGATCACCAGTCCCAGCCGTTCCCCGGGGGCGTGGATGTTCTCGTGCACCGCGTGCACCGCCACCAGCGCGCCGCGCCAAATCTGGCGGTGGCTGACCCTGAACCGAAGGGACGGCCCGTGAGAGAAGATGCGCCGCCAGCTCTCACGCACCTCTTCCAGCCCGTCGATGCGCTGGCCGCCGGGATGGACGCAGGCCACCTCTTCGTCCTCGGCCCACACTTCCATCATGGCCTCCAAGTCCGCGCGCTCGAAGGCTTCGTAGAACGCCCTTTCCGCTTCATCGGAATTGGCAAAGCGCCAGCTCACGATTCACCTCCCTCGCCCAGGCGCGCGACCTCGTCCAGCACCCGCGCCGGCGTGAGATCTATCATGCAACGGAAATGGCCCAGGGGGCAGACCCGCTCGAAGCACGGACTGCAGGGCAAATCCAGGCGAACGACGCGGGCGCGCCGGGACAGCGGCGGCGTGAAGCGGGGGCTCGACGAGCCGAACAACGCCACCACGGGACGGCCTAAGGCGGCGGCCACATGCATGAGACCCGAGTCGTTGGTGACTACCAGGGAGGCCAGCGAGACCACGTCGATTGCCTCGTCCAGCGAGGTCTTTCCGCACAGGTTAAGGGGAATGTGTTCTGCGGCGGCGACAATCTCCTCGGCGATCTCCCGATCCTTCGCCGAGCCCACGAGCCAGACCCGGAAGTGCTGGCCGGCCAACGCCCGGGCGAGCGCCGCGAAGTGAGCCGCAGGCCAGCGTTTCGCCGGTCCGTATTCGGCGCCGGGGCAAAACACCGCAATGGGCCCGCTGTCCTCGAGCCCCAGCCGGGTGAGCGTCGCCTGGCGCCGCGCCGGGTCTACCGTCAGGCGCGGTTCGGGAACGGGGCGGGGCAGCGGCGCGCCCCGCCGCTCGGCGAGCAGCGCGTACCGTTCCACCATCAGCGGATACTCGATCTTGTTGAGGGAGCGGACGTCGTTGAGCAGCCCGTAGCGGGCTTCTCCAACGAAGCCGGTGCGCACGGGAATGCGCGCGAAGAACGGCGCCAGAGCCGATTTGAGCGAGTTGGGCAGCACCACGGCCTGATCGTATCGGGCGCGGGCCAGCTGGCGACCCAAGCGAAACCGGTCCAGAAGCTTGAGCTCGCCGTGGGCGAAAGGGTTTTCGATCACGGCATTCACTTCCGGCATGCGCTTGAACAACGTCGCCGACCACGCCGGGGCGAGGACATCGATCTCCGGGGCTTCCGGACGGGCCTTGAGCCGCGCGAGCAGCGGTTGGGCCATCACGCAGTCGCCCACCCAGGAAGGGGCTACGACGAGAATCCTGGGCACGGTCTTGGTCGCAAACCGCGGGGGCACAGAGAGCGCAGAGAAAAGACGAACCGCTCATACCGCAGCGTATTCCCAGAATGCCGACGAAAGCGATCAATCATTCCTGCATCCGTCGCGTCTGCTGGGTGGCTCGAATGTTTTTCTTCGCGTCTTCTTCCGTTAGGGCGCAGAAGCCCCCTTCTAATGCCGCCCGGGGGCCGGGCCACCCTTGAGCTTATAGAGCGTCCCGCAGTAAGGGCACAGCGATTCGCCGGTCTTCTCGATCGGCAGGAACACCCGGGGATGGGCATTCCACAGCTTCTGGGACGGCATCGGGCAGTGCAATGGCAAGTCGGAGGCCGTCACTTCGATCACCCGCTGCCTGTTTTCGGTCTTGTTCTCTTCCATAGCGATCACGCCACCGTCAGACGAAGCTCAGCCAGCCCAGGTGCTTTTCGGACCGGCCGTTCACCACGTCGAAGAACATCGATTGCAGCTTGGCGGTTACCGGACCGCGGGTGCCGGCGCCGATACGGCGGTTGTCCAGCTCCCGGATGGGGGTCACTTCGGCCGCGGTGCCGGTGAAGAACGCCTCGTCGGCGATGTAGACCTCGTCCCGGGTGATGCGCTTTTCGACGACGGTCAGACCCGCTTCGCGGGCAAGCTGGATCACGGTGTCCCGCGTGATGCCCTCCAGGGCGGAAGTCAAGTCCGGCGTGTAGATCACGCCGTTGCGTACGATGAAAATGTTCTCGCCGGAGCCTTCGGCCACGTAACCGTCCACGTCCAGGAGCAGCGCTTCGTCGTAGCCGTCGTTGGTGGCTTCCTGATTGGCGAGGATGGAGTTGGAATAGCTCCCTACCGCCTTGGCCTTGCACATGGTCACATTGACGTGGTGCCGGCAGAAGGACGAGGTCTTCACGCGGATGCCTTTTTCCAAGCCCTCCGCGCCCAGATAGGCGCCCCACGGCCAGGCGGCGATGGCCACGTGCACGGAGATGGTCTTGGCCGAGATGCCCAGCGCCTCGGCGCCGTAGAAGGCGATGGGCCGCACGTAGCACGACTCCAGCCGGTTGGCCCGCACCACCTCCTTTTGCGCCTCCAAGAGGGTCTGCCGGTCGTAGGGAATCTTCATGCCGAAGATATGGGCCGAGCGGTAGAGGCGGTCGGTATGCTCCTCGAGCCGGAAGATCGCCGTTCCCCGCGCGGTCTTGTAGGCCCTTAAGCCCTCGAATACGCCCATTCCATAGTGCAGGGTGTGGGTGCAGACGTGGGTGGTGGCCTCGCGCCATGGCACGAGCTTGCCGTCGTACCAGATGAGACCATCGCGGTCGGCTAATGACATAAAGCTGCTCCAGCCCTTCGAAAAGCCGACATTCTACTGCAAAAACCTGACGCGCATGCCCGAGCGGGCCGGCGGGAAGAGGCCGCTGCGCACGCACGGCTCAAGGCGCAGGAGAGGCGCTGTTTCCTTTTTAATCCTCCCCGAACACGGTGCGCCACAGTTTGCGTACCGCAGCCACCGCTGCCGCCACTTCCGCCAGGGGAACGCGGGCGTACTGGGCCCCGTTCAGCCGCAGGTGATGCTGGCGGCGGCGAAACTCCCGATAGCCTTGGCGCACCTGCTCGGCGAGGTCCTCGGGGATGAGCGACAGGGCCGCCGCCAGGTGGAGCAGGGCCAGGTTGCCGATGTTGGCGGTCAACTCCGGATGGGCGTGGGAGTAACCGAGCACCAGGTACTGGACCACGAACTCCACGTCGATGATACCGCCCCGATCGTGCTTTAAGTCGAACAGCCCGCTCCTGTTGGGATGGGCGTCCAGCATTTTCTGCCGCATGGCCGTGATCTCGCGCCTGAGGGCCGCCAGCTCCCGGCGCTGGCCCAGCACTTGTCTGCGGATGCGCTCAAACGCTTCTCCCACGGCCTGGTCCCCGGTCACGAAGCGGGCCCGGGTGAGGGCCTGGTGTTCCCACACCCAAGCCTTTTCCCGCTGGTATGTGGAAAACGCCTCCAATGAGGAGACGAGGAGCCCGCTCGCGCCGTCGGGCCGCAGCCTCAGATCGGTGTCGTAGAGCACGCCGGCGGGCGTGTAGCTGGTGAGCCAAGTGTTGATGCGCTGGGCAAGCTTCGCGTAGACCTCGGGCGCGGCCGGGTCGGGGTCGTCGTAAAGGAAGATCAGATCCAGGTCGGAGGCGTAGCCCAATTCTTTTCCGCCGAGCTTTCCGTAGCCGATGATGGCGAAACGGGGCTGCTCGCGGTGGCGGCCCTTGAGCCCCGCCCAGACGAGCCGCAGCACTTGGGTGAGGATCAGATCCGCCAGCGCCGTGAGGTGGTCGGCCAGGGCTTCCACAGGCAGTAGTCCCTCCAAGTCCTTCGCCAGGAGCCGGAACACCATGGCGTGGCGGAAGTGGCGTAGCGCGTCCATCTGCCGCTCCGTGTCGCCCTCGGCATCGTCCAGCAGCTGGCGAAGCTGCTGCGCCGCCTGGTGCCAATCGGGCACGCTGTAGAGTTCCCGCGCATCCAGCAGCTCGTCGAGCACGATGGGGTGCCGGGTGAGGTAGTCGCACGCCCAGCGACTCGAGCTGGCCACTTTGGCCACCCGCTCCAGCGCCTGGGGATACTCGTTGAGCAGTGCCAAATAGGCCGCCCGGCGGCTGATCGCCTCCAGGAGGTTGAGCAGCCCCTCCAGGGTGGCGTCTGGATTGGGCTGGCGCGCTGCTGAGGAGATCACGGCCGGCACCAGGGCGTCGAGCGCTTTCTGGCTGGTGCGGGACAGGCTTTGATAGCGGGGCCCGCTGCGGAAGCGGGCGAGCCGCTCGCAGATCGATTGGGCGTCGCGGTAGCCCAGCCCGGCAAGGCAGGCCGTCGCCTGCTCGTGGGAGAGGCGGCCTTCCCATAGGGCGCCGAGCGGGGTCTCGGTGTTCGCCGGCTGCGGGCCGGCGAACACCTGCTCGAAGTGGCGGGTCACGGTGGCCCGACACTGGCTGAGCGCCTCGTGGAACGAGGGCCAGTCAGCGAAGCCCATGCTCTCGGCCACCAGCGCCCGATCGCCAGCGCCCTCGGGCAGCGACTGGGTCTGCTGATCGTCCAGATACTGCAGCCGGTGCTCCAGGTTGCGCAGGAAGACGTACGCTTGCGCAAGCTCCGCCACCGTGGCTGGCGGCAGGAGGTTCATCTCGCCCAAGTGGCGCAGCACCGTGAGGGTCGGGCGCGCCCGCAGCCTCGGCACGTGGCCGCCTCGGATGAGCTGGAATACCTGGGCGATGAACTCGATTTCGCGGATGCCGCCTGGGCCCAGCTTGATGTTGTCCATGAGCTCCCGGCGCTTGACTTCCTGGCGGATCTGGGCGTGGAGGCTGCGCATGGACGCGTAGGCGCCAAAGTCCAGGTATTTCCGGAACACGAAAGGGCGTACCAGGCTTTCCAGCTCGCGCCATCGGCTGCCGCACACGACGCGGGCCTTGATCCATGCGTAGCGCTCCCACTCGCGCCCCTGGGTAACCAGGTAATGCTCGAGGCTCGCGAAGCTCACCACCAAGGGCCCGCTGTCGCCGAAGGGCCGCAGCCGCAGGTCCACCCGGAACACGAAGCCTTCGGGCGTGAAATCGTGGAGGGCGCCGGCGAGTCTCTGTCCCAGCCGGGTGAAAAATTCGTGGTTGCTGATGGACTTCGCGCCGTCGGTCTCCCCTTCTTCCGGGTAGACGAGGACGAGGTCCACGTCGGAGGAGACGTTGAGCTCCCCGCCGCCCAACTTGCCCATGCCGACGACCAGCAGGTCTTGGGGGTCGCCGCTGTCGCGCCCGATAGGGCGGCCGTGGCGCTGGACGAGCCAGTCGTGATGGGCGTCCCGCGCCCGCGCAATGGCCAGGTCGGCCAGGGCTGTCATGGTGGCGGTGACCTCTTCCAAAGAAGCCAGCCCGCCCAGGTCCCGGGCGATGACCCGCAGCATCACCCGGCGGCGCAGCTGCCGCAGCGCCGAGGCAAGCTGCTCGGGGTCGCTGGCGGGCTGGGCGTCGAGAAAGGCTTGCATGGCCTCGGCGGTGTAGGGTTGCTCGAGCTGGGTTGAGAGCTCTTCGCCGAGCCGGGGGTCAGCGCTGAGCAGCCGGTCGGCGTAGCGGCTGAAGCGCCGCAGGCGGTCAATGAGCCCGGCGCTGTCGGCGGAAACGGCGTTTTCGGCGCGCATGGCGGGAAGTGGGTTAAACTGCAGATTCTAATTGCCGGGGCATCGGCGGGCCAAAGCGCGTCGCTGCGCCACCCCGGGATGAACGCCTTGAGCAAGCGCTCTGAAACCCGATCGGCTGCAGGGCACGGCCTGCGCTTTACCGTTCGCGCAGCGTTCTTGGCTGCGATGGCCACGCTCATCCTGGCTGCCGTCGCCGTCATTGTGCTGCGCGACAGGGTGCTTCCCAACGCGGATAGCTTCCGCGGTTACGTGACCCAATACGTGGAGCGGAGCCTCGGGCTGTCGATGACGCTGGGCCGCCTGGAGGCGGGCTGGCATGGCCTGCGGCCGCAGTTGCGGCTGTTCGACGTCCAAGTGCTGGACCGGGATGGGCAGCCGGCCCTCGCCCTCAAGCGAGTCGAGGCCATTTTCTCATGGTACTCGTTGCTGCACCGGGACATCCGCCTGCACCTGCTGGAGGCCGAGGCGCCGGTGGTCCATGTCCGGCGGGATTCCGAAGGCCGGTGGTGGGTGGCAGGGCTTCCCCTGGACCGGTCCCCGCTGAAGGCGGAGGGGGTCCTCGGCGGCTGGCTTTTGCGCCAGCGGGCCGTGCTCGTTCACGGCGCTTCGGTGGTATGGGAGGATGCGCTGCGGGGTGCGCCACCGCTTGAGCTTTCCCGCGTGGAGTTGCGCCTGGAAAACCTGCACGGCCGGCATCGTTTTGGGCTGCGCGCCTCGGCGCCGCCGGCGTTGGGCGGCCGCTTGGACGTGCGCGGCGACCTGGCCGCGGGAAACGGCGTGGATCTGGAAGGCTGGAGCGGCGAGCTGTACGCCGCCCTGGAGGATGTGGACGCGGATGCCTGGCGCCCGTGGGTGTGGCTTCCTGAGGGCTGGCGGGCCGGGACCGGCGCGGTGCGGGCCTGGATCACGCTGCAGGGGGGGTGGGCAGTGGCAGGGGTGGCTGACGTCCGGCTGGCCAATGTGGCGGTGCGGCTCGCCCCCGAACTGCCGGTGCTGGACCTGGTGGCTGTCGGCGGTCGCCTCGGCTGGAGGAAGGACAAGACTGCGTACGAATTCTTCACCCGCCGGTTAAGCCTTGCGACCCGCGATGGTCTGCGCCTTTCTCCCACCGATTTCCGCTTCCGGCGCGCCGGCGAGGGGGAGAGCGCCCGTACGGAGCTCGCTGCCAACGTGCTGGACCTGGGCGTGTTGGCGGCCTTGTCGCGCTACCTTCCCTTGGCGGCGCAGACGCGGGAGCGGCTGGAGGCCCTCTCGCCTCGGGGAAGGCTTGCGGACCTGGACGCCTCGTGGCAGGGCAGCTTGGCCGCTTTGACGGATTACCGGGTGCGGGCGCGGTTCGAGGGCCTTGCGCTGGATCCCTACGGCCTGGCGCCCGGTTTTCGCGGTTTGAGTGGGACGCTGGAGGGCACCGAGGAAAAGGGCACGTTTACCCTTTCCGGCAAAGGCGCGGTGCTGGAGCTTCCCCGCGTATTCGTCCAGCCCCTCGTCTTCGACCGCTTCTCGGTCCAGGGCGGATGGGCGAAGCGCGAATCGGGAACCGAGATCTCCCTGCGTCGGCTGTCTTTCGCCAATGCCGACCTGGAGGGTACCGCTTCGGGCAAGTACTGGACCGAGGCCAGAGGTCCCGGCCGTATCGATCTCACGGGCCGCCTCAGTCGTGCCGACGCCCGGCGCATCTATGCCTACCTGCCCCAGGTCGTGAACGAAGAGGTGCGGGCGTGGCTGAAGAGCGCTCTCCTTTCCGGCCGGGCGGCAGAGGTGCGGCTCACGCTCAAAGGGGCGCTCGAGCATTTCCCCTTCACGGACGAGCGCCAAGGCCAGTTCCTGGTGACCGCCAAGGCTACGGGCGTGGACCTGCGCTACGCCGAGGGCTGGCCCAGCCTCGAGGGAATCGAAGCCGAGCTGGCATTCCGGGGAGCGAAGATGGAAATCACCGCCACCCGCGGCGCCATCCTGGGCGCGCGGCTCACGCGCGTTCACGCGGTGATTCCCGACCTGGGCGCGGCCGAGCCCCACCTTCGGGTGAGCGGCGAGGCGCAAGGGGAGACGAACGCGTTTTTGCGCTTCCTCGACGAAAGCCCCCTGGGCAGCCGCATCGGCGGTTTCACCCGCGGCATGGAAGCCACGGGCGGCGGTCAGCTCGCCCTCAAGCTGGACGTGCCCCTGGGCCACAGCGGCGAGGCCAAGCTGGAAGGGGTTTACGAGTTCCATGCGAACCGCGTCGCGTTTCTCGCGGGCGCGCCCCCGCTGGAGCAGGTGACCGGAACCCTGCGCTTCACGGACCGGGAAGTGCGCTCGAACGGGATCAGCGCCCGCTTCCTCGGGGGACCGGTGCGCATCTCCGTCTCGACCGAGGCAGAGGAGGTCCGCCTGACCGCTAGCGGGCGCGTGGCGCTGGAGAGCGGGCCGGCGAGCGGCGCTGCGGCCTGGACCCGCTTTCTCTCCGGCTCCACCGAGTGGCGGTTCACTCAAGTCGTGCGCCGCGACGCCACCGAAGAGACGCTGGAGTCGTCCCTCGCCGGGTTGGCGCTCGCCTTGCCCGCGCCCCTGTCAAAAGTCGCGGAGGAACCGCTTGCCTTTCGGATGGAGCGGCGAAAAGCCGGCCCCGGTTTATCGCGCCTCACGCTTTCCCTGGGCGACCGAGCTTCCGCCCAGTTTCTGCTCAGGCGCACTTCGGACGCCATCTCCGTGGAGCGCGGCGCCATCGTGCTCGGCGCCCCCACCGCCAAGGCGGAGCGCGAGGGCCTGTGGATCACGGGCAAGGCGCCGGTCCTGGACGCAGACCGCTGGCTGGAGCTGCTTCCGAAAAAGGGCGAAAGCGCAGACCTGGGCCTCGCCGGCATCGATCTCAAGGTCGGACGCCTGTTTGCTTTCAACCGCCTGTTCCGGGAGGTGGAGATCGCGGGCGAAAATCGCCAGGGTGCATTGAGGCTGAGGCTGGCCGGCCGTGAAATCGCGGGGGAGGTGGCGTGGGAAGGCGCCGGCCCCGGCATGCTCACGGCGCGCCTGGCCAGGCTCACCCTTCCCTCCGACGAGACGCTGGAACGGGAAGACGACCAAGCGCCGCCCAAGGAGCACGATCTTCCCGGCCTCGACATCGTGGCTGACAGCTTCACCGTCAAGGACGTGCCTTACGGCCGGCTGGAACTCCTGGCGCAGCCCGAGGGCAACCTGTGGCGCATCGCGAAACTGCAGCTTCGGCATTCAGACAGCGTTCTCACGGCCTCCGGGCAGTGGCAGCGGCAGCCGAATTTTCCCCGCACTCGGCTGCATGTGGAGCTGGAGGTGGCTGATCTCGGGCGATTCGTCGCCCGCCTCAAGATGGGCGAAGGCCTGCGCGGCGGCAAAGGCAGCGTGAGAGGAACGTTGGAGTGGACCGGCGTTCCCTACAGCGTGGACTATCCGACGCTGTCCGGCAGCCTCACGCTGGGGTTCCAGGATGGCCAGTTCCTCGAGGCCGAGCCGGGCGTGGCGAAACTTCTCGGCATCCTGAGCCTGCAAGCCCTGCCGCGGCGCATTGCGCTCGACTTCACGGACGTCTTCAGCAAGGGTTTCGCATTCGAGGAGATGCGGGGCGAGGTGCGCTTGGCCCGAGGCGTGGCGCGCACCGAGGAGCTGGCCATCGACGGCGCCTCCGCCAAGGTGGTGATGAAGGGCGAAGTGGATCTTGCCCACGAGACGCAGAACTTGCGGGTGAAGGTCATGCCGTCCTTGGCCGAGACGGCGGCGCTTGCTACCGGCGTGGTGGGCGGACCCGTGGCGGGATTGGCGACGTTCGCCCTTTCCAAGGTGCTCAATGACCCTTTCGATCAGATAGCGGCCTTTGAATACGATATCGCTGGAACCTGGGGGGATCCCAAGGTGACCAAGATTCCCAGAGGCACGAAAAGTGCGCCTCCAGGAGTAGGTCCGCCATGACAAGGAGCCCATCACGACAGACGCTCGGCCTGGTGGCGTGGCGTTCCCGGGCGGAGGACGGTGCCGATGAGGGCTGACCCCGGCGCGGCTTTGACCGCCCACGCCACGGCCACGGGCGGGCAGCGTCCGGCGTTCCGCGTGGCCGCTGTGCAGATGGTTTCGGGTCCCGACGTGGAGGCGAATCT from the Pelomicrobium methylotrophicum genome contains:
- a CDS encoding PaaI family thioesterase, encoding MADTPSTTKTFRRPEVTVEALNRRSPGRLPGLVGMEVLQVEEGRLEARLSVRPELMATNGFLHAATVVALADTSCGYATLAHLPEGASGFTTIELKINLLGTVREGGIRSVAQAQHLGRSTQVWDAVVTDETTGRKIALFRCTEMILYKS
- a CDS encoding MarC family protein, yielding MGELASWTDYTRFLVTLTAVLDPFFIVPFFLAFTADWNPRERRRLAHVITLTVAAVLIGFAVAGETMLRFLGGSLASFRVGGGLVLLLMALAMLNAEPGGLRQSRKEALEFEAHATGGVVPLAVPLLAGPGAISTVIIAVEQGGLAHKLAILGCILAVCVLLWIVLRLAAPIGNRLGTTGLNVATRLLGLLLTAIAVETMAVGLKELFPGLEG
- a CDS encoding phosphomannomutase/phosphoglucomutase, with the protein product MTDYPREIFKAYDVRGIVGKTLTPAIVEGIGQAIGSEARARGRTAVVIGRDGRLSGPDLARALAKGLMRSGVEVIDVGQVATPVLYFATYELKTHSGVMLTGSHNPPDYNGLKIVLDGETLAGEAIQALRVRLERGNLATGNGSYRTHDIREAYFNRITGDVKLARKMKIAVDCGNGVAGAFAPELYRRLGCEVVELFCEVDGAFPNHHPDPSVPENLEDLRRVLATSDAELGLAFDGDGDRLGVVTKDGRIIYPDRQLMLFAADVLSRNPGAQVIFDVKSTRNLAPWIERHGGRPVMCKTGHSFIKAKMRETGALLAGEMSGHIFFKERWYGFDDGLYAGARLLEYLSRQKDVTGTLHAIPDAVSTPELQIKLQEGENYALIEKLQGTARFPGAEQVITIDGLRVEYRDGFGLARSSNTTPVVVLRFEADNEPALKRIQEEFRRVILEAKPDAQLPF
- a CDS encoding hydrolase: MSRSLIPPAPYRPPPWLPGGHLQTIYAATLCPKPSVRLKRSHWDTPDGDVVAVDWLDTPGSGPRLVLFHGLEGCSRSHYALALMHEVKGWGWRGLVAHFRGCGGELNRLPRAYHSGDTEHVAWVLNRLKTQEPDTPLFAVGVSLGGNALLKWLGEQGHHARRALDAAAAVSVPFDLTAAGRQLERGFNRIYTRYFLRRLKRKSLAKLERFPGLYPASLVKQARTLHAFDDVVTAPLHGFRDADDYWARASCKPHLTGIAVPTLIVHARNDPFLPESALPRPPEVSSAVTLEVSPAGGHAGFVSGPFPGHLQWLPRRLLSFFSGHLPEPVQGRRTIAVTSDE
- a CDS encoding YybH family protein; amino-acid sequence: MSWRFANSDEAERAFYEAFERADLEAMMEVWAEDEEVACVHPGGQRIDGLEEVRESWRRIFSHGPSLRFRVSHRQIWRGALVAVHAVHENIHAPGERLGLVIATNVYVLTSGGWRMVLHHASPGSGQAPPDDEPVATVLH
- the waaF gene encoding lipopolysaccharide heptosyltransferase II; its protein translation is MPRILVVAPSWVGDCVMAQPLLARLKARPEAPEIDVLAPAWSATLFKRMPEVNAVIENPFAHGELKLLDRFRLGRQLARARYDQAVVLPNSLKSALAPFFARIPVRTGFVGEARYGLLNDVRSLNKIEYPLMVERYALLAERRGAPLPRPVPEPRLTVDPARRQATLTRLGLEDSGPIAVFCPGAEYGPAKRWPAAHFAALARALAGQHFRVWLVGSAKDREIAEEIVAAAEHIPLNLCGKTSLDEAIDVVSLASLVVTNDSGLMHVAAALGRPVVALFGSSSPRFTPPLSRRARVVRLDLPCSPCFERVCPLGHFRCMIDLTPARVLDEVARLGEGGES
- a CDS encoding zinc-finger domain-containing protein encodes the protein MEENKTENRQRVIEVTASDLPLHCPMPSQKLWNAHPRVFLPIEKTGESLCPYCGTLYKLKGGPAPGRH